The following coding sequences are from one Sphingomonadaceae bacterium OTU29LAMAA1 window:
- the ftsY gene encoding signal recognition particle-docking protein FtsY, producing MSTIPTWHERLLGGFKKTSDRLVGNLAGLGGARLDEETLDEIEEALIASDLGPDTAGKIRTRLAEGTFERNMEELGIRLVVAEEVEKALERVATPLEVNAFPRPQVILVIGVNGSGKTTTIAKLAHLLMEQDYGVMLAAGDTFRAAAIGQLRTWADRVGVPIVTGPEGGDAAGVVWDAVKKATETGIDVLIVDTAGRLQNKRELMDELAKIRRVLGRINPASPHDVVLVLDATTGQNALSQIEVFKEVAGVTGLVMTKLDGTARGGVLVAAAEKYGLPIHAIGVGEGMTDLRPFDANEVARIIAGVEAGGRK from the coding sequence ATGAGCACCATCCCCACCTGGCACGAACGGCTGCTCGGCGGCTTCAAGAAGACCTCCGACCGTCTCGTCGGCAACCTTGCCGGCCTTGGTGGTGCGCGGCTCGACGAAGAGACGCTCGACGAGATCGAGGAAGCGCTGATCGCGTCCGACCTCGGCCCCGACACCGCCGGCAAGATCCGTACCCGACTGGCCGAGGGAACGTTCGAGCGAAACATGGAGGAACTCGGCATCCGGCTGGTCGTCGCCGAAGAGGTCGAGAAGGCTCTGGAACGCGTCGCAACCCCTCTGGAGGTCAACGCCTTTCCGCGACCGCAGGTGATCCTGGTGATCGGCGTCAACGGGTCGGGCAAGACGACGACGATCGCCAAGCTGGCGCATCTGCTGATGGAGCAGGACTATGGCGTCATGCTGGCGGCGGGCGACACGTTCCGCGCCGCGGCGATCGGCCAGTTGCGGACCTGGGCAGACCGCGTCGGCGTGCCGATCGTCACCGGGCCGGAGGGCGGCGATGCCGCCGGCGTGGTGTGGGACGCGGTCAAGAAGGCGACCGAGACCGGCATCGACGTGCTGATCGTCGACACCGCCGGCCGCTTGCAGAACAAGCGCGAACTGATGGACGAACTCGCCAAGATCCGCCGCGTGCTCGGGCGGATCAACCCCGCCAGCCCGCATGACGTGGTGCTGGTGCTGGATGCGACTACCGGCCAGAATGCGCTGTCGCAGATCGAGGTGTTCAAGGAGGTGGCGGGTGTAACCGGCCTCGTGATGACCAAGCTAGACGGCACCGCGCGCGGCGGCGTCTTGGTCGCGGCGGCGGAGAAATACGGGTTGCCCATCCATGCGATCGGGGTCGGCGAAGGCATGACCGACCTTCGGCCGTTCGATGCGAACGAGGTGGCGCGGATCATCGCGGGCGTCGAGGCGGGAGGGCGGAAGTGA
- a CDS encoding septation protein IspZ: MGVEYGPLLVFFAVNFLFPATLAMRLVGASTGFLSDLDRAGALVIAKVIVATTAFVIATVAAMIVSKTRLGHISPMLWISGGFVVVFGGLTVYFHDPKFIQMKPSFVYGMFAAVLGFGLLTGRPLLQGLLGTAYPGLTADGWRKLTRNWALFFLFMAALNETVWRTTNWDFWVGFKLWGAIPLTLLFAFANIPMLLRHGLSTGDEVAADVPVE, encoded by the coding sequence ATGGGCGTGGAATACGGCCCGCTGCTCGTGTTCTTCGCGGTCAATTTCCTGTTTCCCGCCACGCTTGCGATGCGGCTGGTCGGGGCGAGCACCGGCTTCCTTTCAGACTTGGACCGCGCCGGTGCGCTGGTGATCGCCAAGGTGATCGTCGCGACGACCGCCTTCGTCATCGCCACGGTCGCGGCGATGATCGTATCCAAGACGCGGCTCGGCCACATATCGCCGATGCTTTGGATATCGGGGGGGTTCGTTGTTGTGTTCGGGGGGCTGACGGTGTATTTTCACGACCCCAAGTTCATCCAGATGAAGCCGAGCTTCGTCTATGGCATGTTCGCCGCCGTGCTGGGGTTTGGATTGCTGACCGGGCGACCTCTGCTGCAAGGGTTGCTCGGCACCGCGTATCCGGGCCTGACCGCAGACGGCTGGCGCAAGCTGACGCGCAACTGGGCGCTGTTCTTCCTGTTCATGGCTGCGCTCAACGAGACGGTGTGGCGGACGACGAACTGGGATTTCTGGGTCGGGTTCAAGCTGTGGGGCGCGATCCCGCTGACCCTGCTGTTCGCATTCGCCAACATTCCCATGCTGTTGCGGCACGGATTGAGCACGGGGGATGAGGTCGCGGCGGACGTGCCGGTCGAGTGA
- a CDS encoding superoxide dismutase has protein sequence MAFELPPLPYAYDALEPVISKETMKFHHDKHHAAYTNKLNEGVAADPKLEGKSIEDILGMISTLPPLVRNNGGGFWNHDFFWKIMAPKGSTQPSGALKDAIDAYGGLDKLKDDFNTKGAGQFGSGWAWVIKDSSGALKVTSTPNQDNPLMDDAKEPGTPILGNDVWEHAYYLTYMNDRPGYLKAWWDVVNWDEAGKRFDAA, from the coding sequence ATGGCATTCGAACTCCCGCCGCTGCCGTACGCCTATGACGCGCTGGAGCCGGTCATCTCCAAGGAGACGATGAAGTTCCACCACGACAAGCATCACGCAGCCTATACCAACAAGCTCAACGAAGGCGTCGCCGCCGATCCCAAGCTGGAAGGCAAGTCGATCGAGGATATCCTCGGCATGATCTCGACGCTGCCGCCGCTGGTCCGCAACAACGGTGGCGGGTTCTGGAACCACGATTTCTTCTGGAAGATCATGGCGCCGAAGGGGTCGACCCAGCCGTCGGGCGCGCTGAAGGATGCGATCGACGCATACGGCGGCCTCGACAAGCTTAAGGACGACTTCAACACCAAGGGCGCGGGTCAGTTCGGCTCGGGCTGGGCATGGGTCATCAAGGACTCGTCCGGCGCGCTGAAGGTGACCTCGACGCCGAACCAGGACAATCCCCTGATGGACGACGCCAAGGAGCCGGGTACGCCGATCCTGGGTAACGACGTGTGGGAGCACGCCTATTACCTGACGTACATGAACGATCGCCCCGGCTATCTGAAGGCGTGGTGGGACGTCGTGAACTGGGACGAAGCCGGCAAGCGTTTCGACGCCGCCTGA
- the pspF gene encoding phage shock protein operon transcriptional activator, with amino-acid sequence MERAAQVIGQSGAFLDALERASRAAALDRPVLVIGERGTGKELVAERLHRLSPRWDQPLVIMNCAALPESLIEAELFGHEAGAFTGATKARTGRFEEAHGGTLFLDELGTLSMAAQDRLLRAVEYGEVTRIGSSRPLRVDVRIVAATNEHLPDKVDAHEFRADLLDRLSFEVVTLPPLRARSGDIAVLADHFGRRMASEIGWDRWPGFGPRALDQLLTHRWPGNVRELRNVVERAVYRWDGDGPVDAIEIDPFASPFRPTGGAGGGPARPKADASPSSAASQPQQPEDDPVVACDTGPSDFKSRVARFERELLARALAEHRFNQRSTAEALGLSYDQLRHALRRHDLINAGSS; translated from the coding sequence ATGGAAAGAGCGGCACAGGTCATCGGCCAGTCGGGGGCGTTTCTCGATGCCTTGGAACGGGCCAGTCGCGCGGCGGCGCTCGATCGCCCGGTGCTGGTGATCGGCGAGCGGGGTACAGGCAAGGAGCTGGTCGCTGAGCGCCTCCACCGCCTGTCGCCGCGCTGGGATCAGCCGCTCGTCATCATGAACTGCGCGGCCTTGCCCGAATCGCTGATCGAAGCGGAACTGTTCGGGCATGAGGCGGGTGCCTTCACCGGCGCGACCAAGGCGCGGACGGGCCGGTTCGAGGAGGCGCACGGCGGCACGCTGTTCCTCGACGAACTCGGCACCCTGTCGATGGCGGCGCAGGACCGGCTGCTCCGTGCGGTGGAATATGGCGAGGTGACGCGGATCGGATCGTCGCGGCCGTTGCGCGTCGACGTCCGTATCGTCGCGGCGACCAACGAACATCTGCCCGACAAGGTCGACGCGCATGAATTCCGCGCCGACCTGCTCGATCGTCTGTCATTCGAGGTGGTGACGTTGCCCCCGTTGCGGGCGCGATCGGGCGACATTGCGGTGTTGGCGGATCATTTCGGACGGCGGATGGCATCGGAAATCGGCTGGGATCGCTGGCCGGGTTTCGGCCCTCGGGCGCTGGACCAGTTGCTGACGCATCGTTGGCCGGGCAACGTGCGCGAATTGCGCAATGTCGTCGAGCGGGCAGTCTATCGCTGGGACGGTGACGGTCCGGTCGATGCGATCGAGATCGATCCCTTCGCCTCGCCGTTCCGGCCGACGGGCGGGGCAGGGGGCGGACCGGCCAGACCGAAAGCGGATGCATCGCCCTCGAGCGCCGCGTCCCAGCCGCAACAGCCGGAGGACGACCCCGTCGTCGCGTGCGACACCGGTCCGTCCGACTTCAAATCACGGGTGGCACGGTTCGAACGCGAACTGCTGGCCCGCGCCCTGGCCGAGCATCGCTTCAACCAGCGTTCGACAGCCGAGGCGCTGGGCCTCAGCTACGACCAGTTGCGTCATGCCCTGCGTCGGCATGACCTCATCAATGCCGGTAGCTCATGA
- the pspA gene encoding phage shock protein PspA has translation MGIFSRTRDIVAANFADLLEKAEDPAKMIRMIILEMEETLVEVRASAARTIADQKEMRRHINKLDQLQANWMEKAELALSKDREDLAKAALGEKQKAADMAEQLRIEVGVLDDALRASEEDIAKLQKKLTEARSKQSNVQNRLESANNRYRLREMYSGPKTTEAFSRFDILERRVDDAEGRAEALGLGVPKTLEEEIAELRQGDKVDAELAALKARLGRGTGGEG, from the coding sequence ATGGGCATTTTCTCCCGCACCCGCGACATCGTCGCAGCCAACTTCGCCGATCTGCTGGAAAAGGCGGAAGACCCGGCGAAGATGATCCGGATGATCATCCTCGAAATGGAGGAAACGCTGGTCGAGGTCCGCGCCAGTGCCGCCCGCACGATCGCCGATCAGAAGGAAATGCGCCGGCACATCAACAAGCTGGACCAGCTTCAGGCGAACTGGATGGAAAAGGCCGAACTGGCGCTGAGCAAGGACCGCGAGGACCTGGCCAAGGCGGCGCTGGGCGAGAAGCAGAAGGCGGCGGACATGGCCGAACAGCTGCGGATCGAGGTCGGCGTGCTCGACGATGCGCTGCGCGCTTCGGAAGAGGATATCGCCAAGCTCCAGAAGAAGCTGACCGAGGCGCGCTCGAAGCAGTCCAACGTGCAGAACCGGCTGGAAAGCGCCAACAACCGCTATCGCCTGCGCGAGATGTATTCGGGCCCGAAGACGACCGAGGCGTTCAGCCGCTTCGACATCCTCGAACGCCGCGTTGACGATGCCGAAGGCCGCGCCGAGGCGCTGGGACTGGGCGTGCCGAAGACGCTGGAGGAAGAGATCGCCGAGCTGCGGCAGGGCGACAAGGTCGACGCCGAACTGGCCGCGCTGAAGGCGCGTCTGGGTCGCGGCACCGGCGGGGAGGGCTGA
- the pspB gene encoding envelope stress response membrane protein PspB, producing the protein MNFEGVLAIFLALIGLPWLIFHYVTKWKQAPKITDEDEKLLDEMFNLARRLEERVNTVERIVAADNPDFKPSLTAQPTTYQLDRRN; encoded by the coding sequence ATGAACTTCGAAGGAGTTCTGGCGATCTTCCTCGCGCTGATCGGCCTCCCGTGGCTGATCTTCCACTACGTTACGAAGTGGAAGCAGGCGCCCAAGATCACCGACGAGGACGAGAAGCTGCTCGACGAGATGTTCAATCTTGCCCGCCGCCTCGAGGAACGCGTCAATACCGTCGAGCGGATCGTCGCCGCCGACAACCCCGACTTCAAGCCGAGCCTAACGGCTCAGCCCACCACCTATCAGCTCGACCGGAGGAATTGA
- the pspC gene encoding envelope stress response membrane protein PspC has translation MSARTKFYLDPQDGKWKGVCAGIADYTGVEVLWVRLGVAAMTVIAQQWWIVLAYFIIAWVAEAKPNGLYDTPEDAKFWQGMRSNPKRSTAEVRSKFRDIDRRLADIELHYTSRNTRLAEEIDSLR, from the coding sequence ATGTCCGCCCGTACCAAATTCTACCTCGATCCGCAGGACGGCAAGTGGAAGGGCGTGTGCGCCGGGATCGCCGATTACACCGGGGTCGAAGTGCTCTGGGTCCGGCTGGGTGTCGCCGCCATGACGGTGATCGCGCAGCAATGGTGGATCGTCCTCGCCTATTTCATCATCGCCTGGGTCGCCGAAGCCAAGCCCAACGGTCTGTACGACACGCCGGAGGACGCCAAGTTCTGGCAGGGCATGCGATCGAACCCGAAGCGTTCCACCGCCGAAGTGCGCAGCAAGTTCCGCGACATCGATCGCCGGCTCGCCGACATCGAGCTGCATTATACCAGCCGCAACACCCGGCTGGCCGAGGAAATCGACAGCCTGCGCTGA
- a CDS encoding SufE family protein has translation MTSIADVRDEYDFLEPDDRYRLLIDLGRQLEPMPDALKTDATLVRGCSASVWVYPTRADDGSLHFLADSNAAITKGIIALVLLTVQDREPGAISATDIEGELAPFDLKTALSSNRTQGIPNMIALIRETAARYA, from the coding sequence ATGACCAGCATCGCCGACGTCCGCGACGAATACGACTTTCTCGAACCCGACGATCGCTATCGGTTGTTGATCGATCTGGGACGGCAATTGGAACCGATGCCCGACGCGCTGAAGACCGATGCGACGCTGGTCCGCGGCTGCTCGGCTTCGGTCTGGGTCTATCCGACCCGCGCGGACGACGGCAGCCTGCACTTCCTCGCGGATAGCAACGCGGCGATCACCAAGGGCATCATCGCTCTGGTGTTGCTGACCGTACAGGATCGGGAACCGGGCGCGATCTCGGCAACGGATATCGAGGGTGAGCTGGCCCCGTTCGACCTGAAGACGGCGCTGAGTTCGAACAGGACGCAGGGAATACCGAACATGATCGCGCTGATCCGCGAGACTGCGGCGCGCTACGCCTGA
- a CDS encoding (2Fe-2S) ferredoxin domain-containing protein — MATELKRIRSDWQGAILVCGKCSKKIDGGFGKKGRTSLSRLLRKILGLKSGRKASLGVVETRCLGVCPRGAVVMVDSRQPAEWLVVPRGADVVELAARLQRASQPVTNGL, encoded by the coding sequence GTGGCGACCGAGCTGAAGCGCATTCGCAGCGACTGGCAGGGTGCCATTCTGGTCTGCGGAAAATGTTCGAAGAAGATCGACGGCGGCTTCGGCAAGAAGGGACGTACGTCCCTTTCCAGGCTGTTGCGCAAGATCCTGGGGCTGAAGTCGGGACGCAAGGCGTCGCTCGGGGTGGTCGAGACGCGCTGTCTGGGCGTGTGTCCACGCGGCGCCGTGGTTATGGTCGACAGCCGTCAGCCCGCCGAATGGCTGGTTGTGCCGCGCGGCGCGGATGTGGTCGAACTGGCGGCGCGGCTGCAGCGGGCAAGCCAACCGGTCACCAACGGGTTGTAG
- a CDS encoding J domain-containing protein, with protein MARIPSRSNDWGFPRWRGYGSSREATTVRLCDRHGCEEPGRCPAPKSPNSPDRWYFCETHAAEYNRGWNYFEGLSAEEASQREASESRTASGYANASHYAWGGSGDGSRSRDEMRALEVLGLESDADFDAVKTAWRRMAKENHPDVRPGDADAAVRFQTVQAAYDVLRTAEERREWRPS; from the coding sequence ATGGCGCGCATCCCGTCCCGATCGAACGACTGGGGTTTTCCCCGCTGGCGGGGCTACGGCTCCAGCCGCGAGGCGACCACCGTGCGGCTGTGCGACCGCCATGGCTGTGAGGAACCCGGCCGTTGCCCCGCCCCTAAGTCGCCGAACAGCCCCGATCGCTGGTATTTCTGCGAAACGCACGCCGCCGAATACAATCGCGGCTGGAATTATTTCGAGGGCCTGTCGGCGGAAGAGGCCAGTCAGCGCGAAGCGTCCGAAAGCCGGACCGCGTCGGGCTACGCCAACGCAAGCCATTATGCCTGGGGCGGATCGGGCGACGGCAGCCGCTCTCGCGACGAGATGCGCGCGCTGGAGGTGCTGGGGCTTGAGAGCGATGCCGATTTCGACGCGGTGAAGACGGCCTGGCGTCGCATGGCGAAAGAGAACCATCCGGACGTACGCCCGGGCGACGCGGATGCCGCGGTCCGGTTCCAGACGGTGCAGGCGGCCTATGACGTGTTGCGCACTGCAGAGGAACGCCGCGAGTGGCGACCGAGCTGA
- a CDS encoding N-acetylmuramoyl-L-alanine amidase — translation MTFLDTPSPNFDERLLPISMIVLHYTGMQDGPSALARLRDPEAKVSAHYLVEEDGTVCRLVDESKRAWHAGRSHWRETTDVNSASIGIEIVNPGHEWGYRPFTDEQIDALVPLVAAIKKRHGITRGNIVGHSDIAPTRKRDPGELFPWSRLARLRLALPRPTRNLMDPMWTQGGFLLALERFGYDVADAMAAIVAFQRRFRPELIDGEIDAECRMILLALLLPKPQGDE, via the coding sequence ATGACCTTTCTCGACACGCCCTCGCCGAACTTCGACGAGCGGCTGCTGCCGATCAGCATGATCGTGCTGCACTATACCGGTATGCAGGATGGCCCGTCGGCATTGGCGCGGCTGCGCGATCCGGAGGCCAAGGTCTCGGCGCATTATCTGGTGGAGGAGGACGGCACCGTCTGCCGGCTGGTCGACGAGAGCAAGCGTGCGTGGCACGCCGGACGGTCGCATTGGCGTGAGACGACCGACGTCAATTCCGCCAGCATCGGCATCGAGATCGTCAATCCCGGTCACGAATGGGGCTATCGCCCCTTCACCGATGAACAGATCGACGCGCTGGTGCCGCTGGTCGCCGCGATCAAGAAACGCCACGGTATCACCCGCGGCAACATCGTCGGCCATTCGGATATCGCGCCGACCCGCAAGCGCGATCCGGGCGAGCTGTTCCCCTGGTCGCGGCTCGCCCGATTGCGGCTCGCGCTACCGCGGCCGACCCGTAACCTGATGGACCCGATGTGGACGCAGGGCGGCTTCCTCCTGGCGCTGGAGCGGTTCGGCTATGACGTCGCCGATGCGATGGCGGCGATCGTGGCGTTCCAGCGCCGCTTCCGCCCCGAACTGATCGACGGCGAGATCGATGCCGAATGCCGGATGATCCTGCTCGCGTTGCTGCTTCCCAAGCCGCAAGGCGATGAGTAA
- a CDS encoding chemotaxis protein CheR, translating into MNVFSALLEARTGQQIAAYRSWRIDTALKPLLRDRGLATLDQLVTLLLEGHDAAVGDQIVDALVNQETSFFRDAPVFDLIVEAVAAVEAEGRRARIWCAGCSTGQEPLSLAMLFAERAEGGKAMPEIVATDVSDAATARARAGRYTQFEIQRGLPIRRMMRWFDADGNDWVAKPELGKLIAVRRHNLVAERPPAGHFDVILCRNVLLYLSAQMKSDVFARFAGAMRGGGTLVLGAGETVIGQTRMFEPSRRLRGFYERVPVPAAERAVA; encoded by the coding sequence TTGAACGTCTTCAGCGCGTTGCTGGAAGCGCGCACCGGGCAGCAGATCGCCGCATACCGGTCGTGGCGGATCGATACCGCGCTCAAGCCGCTGCTGCGGGATCGTGGGCTCGCGACGCTGGACCAGCTGGTCACGTTATTGCTGGAGGGGCATGATGCCGCCGTGGGCGACCAGATCGTCGACGCTCTGGTAAATCAGGAAACCTCGTTCTTTCGTGATGCGCCGGTATTCGATCTGATCGTGGAGGCGGTCGCCGCCGTCGAGGCGGAGGGGCGTCGGGCACGGATATGGTGTGCGGGCTGTTCGACGGGGCAGGAGCCGCTGTCGCTCGCGATGCTGTTCGCCGAGCGCGCGGAGGGGGGCAAGGCGATGCCGGAGATCGTTGCCACCGATGTGTCGGACGCGGCGACCGCGCGCGCGCGCGCCGGCCGGTACACCCAGTTCGAAATCCAGCGCGGCTTGCCGATCCGCCGCATGATGCGGTGGTTCGACGCCGACGGCAACGACTGGGTCGCCAAGCCCGAACTGGGCAAGCTGATCGCCGTGCGCCGCCACAATCTGGTGGCCGAACGGCCACCGGCGGGGCATTTCGATGTGATCTTGTGCCGCAACGTCCTGCTGTATCTCTCGGCGCAGATGAAGTCGGACGTATTCGCCCGTTTCGCCGGCGCGATGCGGGGTGGGGGTACGCTGGTGCTGGGCGCGGGCGAGACCGTGATCGGGCAGACGCGGATGTTCGAGCCAAGCCGGCGTCTACGCGGTTTCTACGAACGGGTCCCGGTGCCTGCCGCCGAGCGCGCCGTCGCCTGA
- a CDS encoding response regulator produces the protein MERLIAATGRFTVAASVSTARAALAFLERERVALVLLDVQMPGVDGLTALPDLIVAGQGAKIVIVSGQASEGATTTVQALALGAADTLFKPANGERMTRFGEALIDKLDNLADARPARHIAEAPAESALPPLQRTFSGRDEYDVVAIGASTGGIHALSQFLRALPADFVLPILITQHLPASFMPYFAAQLAVLSGRPCDVAIDRLRLRPGRIAVAPGDAHMRCVALADGSSAIRLATDASASGCMPSVDPMFASMASVFGKRMLAVVLSGMGRDGAEGARRVHEAGGCVVVQDQASSVVWGMPGSVAEAGYAHAVLPPDAIGRLAAARQRP, from the coding sequence ATGGAGCGGCTGATCGCTGCTACCGGTCGGTTCACGGTGGCGGCCAGCGTCAGCACGGCACGGGCAGCATTGGCGTTTCTGGAGCGGGAGCGCGTGGCGTTGGTGCTGCTGGACGTTCAGATGCCCGGTGTCGACGGACTGACTGCGTTGCCCGATCTGATCGTTGCGGGGCAGGGCGCCAAGATCGTGATCGTATCCGGCCAGGCGAGCGAAGGTGCGACAACGACCGTACAGGCGCTGGCACTGGGCGCGGCCGACACGCTGTTCAAACCGGCCAATGGCGAACGGATGACCCGTTTCGGCGAAGCGCTGATCGACAAGCTGGACAACCTCGCCGACGCTCGTCCGGCGCGGCACATCGCAGAGGCTCCGGCCGAATCCGCGTTGCCGCCGCTGCAGCGCACCTTTTCCGGCCGCGACGAATATGACGTCGTGGCGATCGGCGCGTCTACCGGCGGCATCCACGCGCTCAGCCAGTTTCTGCGGGCCTTGCCAGCGGATTTCGTGCTGCCGATCCTGATCACGCAACATCTGCCGGCATCGTTCATGCCGTACTTCGCGGCGCAGCTTGCGGTGCTCAGCGGGCGACCGTGCGATGTCGCGATCGATCGGCTGCGGCTGCGGCCCGGACGTATCGCCGTGGCGCCCGGTGATGCCCACATGCGCTGTGTGGCGCTGGCGGACGGATCGTCGGCGATCCGGCTGGCCACCGATGCGAGCGCCAGCGGGTGCATGCCATCGGTCGATCCGATGTTCGCATCGATGGCGTCGGTATTCGGCAAGCGCATGCTCGCAGTCGTGCTGAGCGGTATGGGACGCGATGGTGCCGAGGGTGCCCGCCGGGTGCACGAGGCGGGGGGATGCGTCGTGGTGCAGGATCAGGCAAGCTCGGTGGTGTGGGGAATGCCCGGATCGGTGGCGGAGGCGGGATACGCCCATGCCGTGCTGCCCCCCGATGCGATCGGACGCCTTGCCGCGGCGCGGCAGCGGCCATGA
- a CDS encoding response regulator, with product MKTCLVVDDSKVIRKVARHILETLDFTVSEACDGREALDACLASAPDVILLDWNMPVMSGMDFLRALRDSNIPSRPKVVFCTTENGMAYIRAAIEAGADEYVMKPFDRDTLESKLQIVGMA from the coding sequence ATGAAGACCTGCCTCGTTGTCGATGATTCCAAGGTGATCCGCAAGGTTGCCCGCCATATCCTGGAGACGCTGGACTTCACGGTTTCCGAAGCCTGTGACGGGCGTGAGGCGCTCGACGCCTGTCTGGCATCGGCGCCCGACGTCATCCTGCTCGACTGGAACATGCCGGTGATGAGCGGAATGGATTTCCTGCGAGCGCTCCGCGATTCGAACATCCCGTCGCGGCCCAAGGTGGTGTTCTGCACGACCGAGAACGGCATGGCATACATCCGTGCCGCGATCGAGGCGGGGGCCGACGAATATGTGATGAAGCCTTTCGACCGCGACACGCTGGAATCAAAACTCCAGATCGTCGGCATGGCCTGA
- a CDS encoding chemotaxis protein CheW yields MDLFLIAHFAGRGVAIDTTQVDSVVDIAEVVQVPRTETAIRGLVALRSRVVTVIDTGTALGLEPTPESARRAVITRVDGHHYAILVDSLEDVALFERQPLSSGLALDRGWQAVGTGLIERDGEPMLIVDLAALVPQQAAAA; encoded by the coding sequence ATGGACCTGTTCCTGATCGCGCATTTCGCCGGACGCGGCGTCGCCATCGATACGACGCAGGTCGATTCGGTCGTCGACATCGCAGAGGTGGTTCAGGTGCCGCGTACCGAAACGGCGATTCGCGGGCTCGTCGCATTGCGCAGCCGGGTGGTGACGGTGATCGACACCGGCACCGCGCTGGGACTGGAGCCTACCCCGGAATCGGCCCGGCGGGCGGTGATCACCCGTGTCGACGGGCACCATTACGCGATCCTGGTCGATTCGCTGGAGGACGTCGCACTGTTCGAACGTCAGCCGCTGTCATCCGGTCTTGCGCTCGATCGTGGCTGGCAGGCTGTCGGCACCGGTCTGATCGAACGCGATGGCGAACCGATGCTGATCGTCGATCTTGCGGCACTGGTGCCGCAGCAGGCGGCCGCCGCTTAA